A portion of the Edaphobacter lichenicola genome contains these proteins:
- a CDS encoding mechanosensitive ion channel family protein, whose protein sequence is MKDLRRLAVALPATIFLLCLVATWWTRGAMTHMPFLHSKGSLSGANSLVDQSPWQTIESLAPLAVSAEEQSFAHEAERLADHEVDQSFALALRQAALQTRTLTGEALAFQQKVEQLQGLVKEDQAKVDSLTASLKQPNGATAASDDLDVAKAQLQLDGDELADATEQLSRASGDKRGQIQQELTARQAAMKKYEASQANSGGQIGVLSARRYGTFYGRISSWFDQRSRMTLIRQAKAQTDSDTATLTAKHADFEKRAAAAAASVSSNAPSGTVQGRVALMAQAHSLAQMHSIVEDQLQTQQQLSAVYAKWLAQVQLQHSIVTHLVLQSLSTICFLILLGVLLATAARMLLERSTMDRRRLHTLRTIAILAIQFVTLLLILLVVFGAPSQVPTILGLATAGLTVVFQDFILAFFGWFILMGKNGIRVGDWVEINGVGGEVLEIGLFRTSLLETGNWTAKGHPTGRRVTFINNFAVTGQYFNFSTAGQWMWDEISVNIPANADSYKIIEAIHKVVLDQTEKDADLAKQEWQTTGQNGLNQFKATPSVDMRPAASGIDIVVRYVIRAGDRFETRNRLYQSVIDLLHKPDADTPEQQQTNLAETVSHR, encoded by the coding sequence ATGAAGGATCTTCGCCGCCTCGCCGTTGCCCTCCCCGCCACCATCTTTCTCCTCTGCCTCGTGGCGACCTGGTGGACCCGCGGTGCCATGACGCACATGCCTTTCCTGCACTCCAAAGGCAGTCTTTCCGGAGCCAATAGCCTCGTCGACCAGAGCCCCTGGCAGACTATCGAGTCCCTCGCGCCCCTCGCCGTCTCCGCCGAAGAGCAATCCTTCGCCCACGAGGCCGAGCGTCTCGCCGACCACGAAGTGGACCAGTCCTTCGCTCTGGCCCTTCGTCAGGCGGCCTTACAGACACGCACCCTCACAGGCGAAGCTCTCGCCTTCCAGCAAAAAGTTGAGCAACTCCAAGGCCTCGTCAAGGAAGATCAAGCCAAGGTAGATTCCCTCACCGCTTCCCTCAAACAACCCAACGGAGCAACTGCAGCCTCCGACGATCTCGACGTCGCCAAGGCCCAGCTCCAACTCGACGGCGACGAACTCGCCGACGCCACCGAGCAACTCTCCCGCGCCAGCGGCGATAAGCGCGGCCAGATCCAGCAGGAGCTTACCGCCCGCCAGGCCGCTATGAAGAAGTACGAAGCCTCGCAGGCCAACAGTGGCGGCCAGATCGGTGTCCTCTCCGCCCGTCGCTATGGAACCTTCTACGGCCGAATTTCCTCTTGGTTCGATCAGCGTAGCCGCATGACGCTTATCCGCCAGGCCAAAGCCCAGACCGACTCTGACACTGCAACCCTCACAGCCAAGCACGCCGACTTCGAAAAGAGAGCCGCCGCCGCAGCAGCCTCGGTCAGCTCCAACGCTCCCTCCGGCACTGTCCAAGGCCGCGTCGCTCTCATGGCTCAGGCCCACTCTCTCGCGCAGATGCACAGCATCGTCGAAGACCAGCTCCAGACCCAGCAACAACTCTCCGCCGTCTACGCCAAGTGGCTCGCCCAGGTCCAGCTCCAGCACAGCATCGTCACTCACCTCGTACTGCAATCACTCTCCACCATCTGCTTCCTCATCCTTCTCGGCGTCCTTCTCGCAACCGCCGCGCGCATGCTCCTTGAGCGCTCCACCATGGATCGCCGCCGCCTCCACACCCTCCGCACCATCGCGATCCTCGCCATTCAATTCGTTACCCTGCTCCTGATTCTTCTCGTCGTCTTCGGAGCGCCCAGCCAGGTCCCAACCATCCTCGGTCTCGCCACCGCCGGCCTCACCGTCGTCTTCCAGGACTTCATCCTGGCCTTCTTCGGCTGGTTCATTCTCATGGGCAAAAACGGCATCCGCGTCGGCGACTGGGTCGAGATCAATGGCGTCGGCGGCGAGGTCCTTGAAATTGGCCTCTTCCGCACCTCGCTGCTCGAAACCGGCAACTGGACGGCAAAGGGCCATCCCACCGGCCGTCGCGTTACCTTCATCAATAACTTCGCAGTCACCGGTCAATACTTCAACTTCTCTACCGCCGGTCAGTGGATGTGGGACGAGATCAGCGTCAACATCCCCGCCAACGCCGACAGCTACAAGATCATCGAAGCCATTCACAAAGTGGTCCTCGACCAGACAGAAAAAGACGCCGACCTCGCCAAGCAGGAGTGGCAAACCACCGGCCAGAATGGCCTCAACCAATTCAAAGCCACGCCTTCAGTCGACATGCGCCCTGCAGCCTCTGGCATCGACATCGTCGTCCGCTACGTCATCCGCGCAGGCGATCGCTTTGAGACCCGTAACCGCCTCTACCAGTCCGTCATCGATCTGCTTCACAAGCCAGACGCCGATACCCCCGAGCAGCAGCAGACAAATCTCGCCGAGACAGTGAGCCATCGTTGA
- a CDS encoding CAP domain-containing protein, whose product MPAPRTPRVKSLIQLLKLPFWALATLLFLSTSALLAQSFDAGRNLTVAEQYLLAAANEDRANQGLPPLHFDPVLAEASEVHAREMADHQEISHQFDGEPELAARGANAGAHFSLITENVGEAPTSVIIHNLWMHSPGHRANLLDPNVDSIGIAIVTRDNQLFAVEDFARTVETITLNQQERTVADIIARSGIHIAETTRDARETCTMSTGYAGSRQPWFIMRYTAGSLNEIPSQLKSKLTSGKYHQAVVGACALPRNTPFTAYNIAVLLYP is encoded by the coding sequence ATGCCGGCTCCCCGCACACCGCGCGTCAAGTCATTGATTCAACTGCTGAAATTGCCCTTCTGGGCACTCGCGACTCTGCTCTTTCTATCGACTTCCGCTCTGCTGGCCCAGAGCTTCGACGCCGGAAGAAACCTCACCGTAGCTGAGCAATACCTTTTGGCCGCCGCGAACGAAGACCGCGCCAATCAAGGACTTCCACCACTTCACTTCGACCCCGTCCTCGCCGAAGCCTCCGAAGTCCACGCCCGCGAGATGGCCGATCATCAGGAAATATCCCACCAATTCGACGGCGAACCCGAACTGGCAGCCCGCGGAGCCAATGCTGGCGCGCACTTTAGCCTCATCACCGAAAACGTAGGAGAGGCCCCCACCTCCGTCATCATCCACAATCTCTGGATGCACTCCCCCGGCCACCGCGCCAACCTGCTTGATCCCAACGTAGATTCCATCGGCATCGCCATCGTCACCCGCGACAATCAGCTCTTCGCAGTAGAAGACTTCGCACGCACAGTAGAGACAATCACTCTCAATCAGCAAGAGCGCACCGTCGCCGACATCATCGCGCGCTCAGGAATTCACATAGCAGAGACCACGAGAGACGCTCGCGAAACCTGCACGATGTCCACTGGCTACGCGGGTTCCCGCCAACCCTGGTTCATCATGCGCTACACCGCAGGCAGCTTGAACGAAATTCCCAGCCAACTCAAAAGCAAATTAACCTCCGGCAAATATCACCAAGCCGTAGTTGGCGCCTGCGCCCTTCCACGGAATACCCCATTTACGGCTTACAACATCGCCGTCCTCCTATACCCGTAG
- a CDS encoding SDR family oxidoreductase has translation MRVFVTGATGFIGFAIVKELIAAGHQVTGLARSEASEKKLADAGASVTVGSVENLDLLRRSAASADAAIHTAFYHQISHIPFGKRMGVFLGGAPTGIVQRFMMAAVETDRLALKTLGRALAGSDRALLAPFATMAMRPGVLATEDQAYDPTFFAAPRAQTEDSLQELASSGVRTSAIRLPPIVHGAGDHGFAPMLITTARKKKESGYAGDGSSRWPSVHRLDAARLFRLALENGPAGGTYHGVAEEGIPFRQIAELIGRRLNLPAVSKSPKEAKKQFTFLAEFVMKDNPTSSKLTQDRLGWKPTQLGLLADLDQADYFTA, from the coding sequence ATGCGTGTTTTCGTTACGGGTGCCACTGGCTTTATAGGATTCGCCATCGTCAAAGAGCTGATTGCCGCAGGCCATCAGGTAACGGGCCTTGCACGGTCCGAGGCCTCTGAGAAGAAGTTGGCCGATGCCGGTGCAAGCGTGACTGTGGGCTCCGTCGAAAACCTTGATCTCCTGCGCCGCTCCGCTGCCAGTGCGGACGCCGCCATTCACACCGCGTTCTACCACCAGATCTCGCACATACCTTTCGGCAAGCGAATGGGCGTTTTCCTGGGCGGCGCTCCAACGGGCATCGTTCAAAGGTTCATGATGGCAGCCGTCGAAACCGACCGCTTGGCTCTGAAGACGCTCGGCCGGGCACTGGCCGGAAGCGACCGCGCCCTACTGGCCCCTTTCGCGACGATGGCAATGAGACCAGGGGTTCTCGCCACCGAGGATCAAGCCTACGACCCCACCTTCTTCGCGGCTCCTCGCGCCCAGACAGAAGACTCCTTGCAGGAGTTAGCTTCGAGCGGTGTACGTACCTCTGCCATACGGCTCCCGCCCATCGTGCATGGCGCCGGCGATCATGGCTTCGCACCAATGCTCATTACAACTGCACGCAAGAAGAAAGAATCAGGCTACGCCGGTGACGGTTCTAGCCGTTGGCCCTCCGTGCATCGGCTCGACGCTGCTCGTCTTTTCCGTCTGGCCCTCGAAAATGGACCCGCAGGAGGAACCTACCACGGCGTCGCTGAGGAAGGCATTCCGTTCCGGCAGATCGCAGAACTCATCGGACGACGTTTAAATTTACCCGCTGTCAGCAAATCTCCCAAGGAAGCAAAGAAGCAGTTTACTTTTCTTGCGGAGTTCGTAATGAAAGACAATCCCACATCCAGCAAACTGACGCAAGATCGCCTGGGCTGGAAACCGACACAACTGGGCTTACTCGCCGATCTCGATCAGGCAGACTACTTCACGGCATAA
- a CDS encoding WecB/TagA/CpsF family glycosyltransferase, whose product MATTPPNHHRILGIDFFDGSAKEAIDIMRTNGGLLVVPAAPALKDLDRSRDYRESLLNADLAITDSAFMVLIWNRLQGTSIKRLSGLEYLRELLLQPDVRTPGNTFWIMANPISAKRNLDWLAGQGITIPDDHIYMAPMYGNAPIDDPALIECLDRLRPQHVIVTIGGGTQERLGLYLKRNLSYRPAIHCIGAAIAFLSGDQVHIPVWADKYYLGWLLRSLAEPKRYIPRYWDARKLLALMLRHRSRLPDLKT is encoded by the coding sequence ATGGCGACAACTCCCCCCAACCATCACCGCATCCTCGGCATCGACTTCTTCGACGGCTCCGCAAAGGAAGCCATCGACATCATGCGAACCAACGGTGGTCTCCTCGTCGTCCCCGCCGCCCCAGCGCTCAAAGACCTTGACCGAAGTCGCGACTACCGAGAATCACTCCTCAACGCGGATCTCGCCATCACCGACTCCGCGTTCATGGTACTCATCTGGAATCGGCTGCAAGGCACCTCCATCAAGCGTCTCTCCGGCCTTGAGTATCTACGCGAGCTTCTCCTCCAACCAGACGTTCGCACACCAGGTAACACCTTCTGGATCATGGCCAACCCCATCAGCGCCAAACGAAATCTGGACTGGCTCGCAGGGCAGGGAATCACCATTCCCGACGACCACATCTACATGGCGCCCATGTACGGCAATGCCCCCATCGACGATCCTGCTCTCATCGAATGCCTCGACCGCCTGCGCCCCCAGCACGTCATCGTCACCATCGGTGGTGGAACCCAGGAGCGCCTCGGCCTCTACCTCAAGCGCAACCTCTCCTATCGCCCCGCCATCCACTGCATCGGCGCTGCGATCGCCTTCCTCAGCGGCGATCAGGTTCACATTCCCGTGTGGGCCGACAAGTACTACCTCGGCTGGCTCCTTCGCTCCCTCGCCGAACCAAAGCGCTACATTCCCCGCTACTGGGACGCCCGCAAACTCCTGGCTCTCATGCTCCGCCACCGTAGCCGCCTGCCCGACCTCAAGACATAG
- the greB gene encoding transcription elongation factor GreB — MQKGFTRRPKAEEPAANHDKNYITPGGIERLKEERHFLLTKDRPAVVEVVAWAAGNGDRSENADYQYSKRRLRQIDGRVRFLTKRIEAAEVVDPEAPRTGQRATRAFFGATVRYANAAGAERVVSIVGTDEVNLDRNHISWASPLGRALMRAAEDDEVLLHAPGGTETLTVLEVRYERISVEPFHVPPESDVSIGRPERN; from the coding sequence ATGCAAAAAGGGTTTACGAGAAGACCGAAAGCAGAGGAGCCCGCGGCGAACCACGACAAAAACTACATTACTCCAGGCGGGATCGAACGCCTGAAAGAGGAACGCCATTTTTTGCTCACCAAGGATCGCCCGGCCGTGGTGGAGGTAGTGGCGTGGGCTGCGGGCAATGGCGATCGCAGTGAAAACGCAGACTATCAGTACAGCAAGCGACGACTGCGGCAGATCGATGGTCGGGTTCGCTTCCTGACGAAACGAATCGAAGCCGCAGAGGTGGTAGATCCGGAAGCTCCGAGAACGGGGCAGCGGGCGACAAGGGCGTTCTTTGGAGCCACCGTGCGCTATGCGAATGCCGCGGGGGCAGAGCGAGTGGTGAGCATCGTCGGCACAGATGAAGTCAATCTCGACCGCAACCACATTAGTTGGGCCTCCCCCCTGGGTCGCGCATTAATGAGAGCGGCAGAGGACGATGAAGTGCTTCTTCATGCGCCAGGCGGCACTGAAACCCTGACCGTGCTGGAAGTGCGGTACGAGCGCATCTCCGTGGAACCGTTCCACGTACCACCTGAGTCCGACGTCTCGATTGGGCGTCCGGAAAGAAATTAG
- a CDS encoding AraC family transcriptional regulator, which yields MTRILYAMESLFLSRSSKLAADPLSDVLSLLSPRGYMSGGIDAGGDWSIQFDADPYFRCFAVVSGLCWLSMTGVDEAVSLQTGDFVVLPHGRAFRLASDLALPPVDIMTVITAPLNGNVLCWNGGGSCLAISALFTFAGEDADMLLSVLPPILHIRKDTDRSAMGWYLERMMKVIREPQPGGVLLGEHLAQMMLIEVLGLYMGDAMAGGAGWLSALADKQMSAALTAMHENPGYRWTLQELAERVGMSRSAFASKFKEKVGTSAMEYLTRWRMRRAGDKLVKSNEPVASIALSLGYESESAFGFAFKREMGCTPRQYSHARMSALPVLVDNPRSIPVPIYQSS from the coding sequence TTGACCCGTATACTCTATGCTATGGAGTCCCTATTTCTATCGAGATCGTCCAAACTCGCCGCTGATCCGCTCTCCGATGTGCTTTCGCTGCTGAGCCCTCGCGGGTACATGTCCGGCGGGATCGATGCAGGTGGAGACTGGTCGATCCAGTTTGACGCAGATCCGTATTTCCGATGTTTTGCGGTTGTTTCGGGTCTGTGCTGGCTCTCCATGACGGGCGTTGACGAGGCTGTCTCTCTGCAAACGGGAGATTTTGTTGTGCTGCCACACGGACGTGCTTTCCGCCTCGCAAGCGATCTGGCGCTCCCCCCGGTTGACATTATGACTGTCATTACTGCACCGCTGAACGGCAATGTCCTTTGCTGGAATGGCGGCGGCTCATGCCTCGCCATCAGCGCCTTGTTTACCTTCGCCGGGGAGGATGCCGACATGCTGCTCAGTGTCTTGCCGCCTATCCTGCACATCCGCAAGGACACGGATCGATCCGCTATGGGCTGGTATCTGGAGCGCATGATGAAAGTGATTCGCGAACCGCAGCCAGGGGGTGTGCTGCTGGGCGAGCATCTCGCTCAGATGATGCTGATTGAGGTGCTGGGGCTCTACATGGGAGATGCGATGGCTGGCGGTGCTGGATGGCTTTCGGCGCTGGCAGACAAACAGATGAGCGCCGCCCTTACTGCAATGCACGAGAACCCCGGCTACCGCTGGACGCTGCAGGAACTGGCAGAGAGGGTTGGGATGTCGCGATCCGCTTTCGCCAGCAAATTCAAGGAGAAGGTTGGGACTTCTGCGATGGAGTACCTGACACGCTGGCGAATGCGTCGTGCAGGGGACAAGTTGGTGAAGTCCAATGAGCCAGTAGCGTCCATAGCTTTATCCTTGGGCTACGAATCCGAAAGCGCGTTTGGATTCGCCTTCAAAAGGGAGATGGGATGTACGCCGCGCCAGTACAGCCATGCCCGTATGTCCGCTTTACCAGTTTTAGTCGACAATCCGCGGAGCATACCAGTTCCGATATATCAGTCCTCATAA
- a CDS encoding metallophosphoesterase family protein: protein MLIGVISDTHGLLRPEAMAALRGVEHILHAGDVGDIAILDRLRGIAPVTAIRGNVDVSGACAELPATDVVELGGQLFYLVHSVHDLDINAKAAGVAMVVSGHSHKAKVEVKDGVVYFNPGSAGPRRFSLPVTVGFVTVDDGVEASVMELSAG, encoded by the coding sequence ATGTTGATTGGGGTGATCTCGGATACGCATGGGTTGCTGCGGCCGGAGGCTATGGCTGCGTTGCGTGGAGTGGAGCATATTCTGCATGCGGGCGATGTAGGGGATATCGCGATCCTCGATAGGCTGCGCGGGATTGCTCCGGTGACGGCGATTCGGGGAAATGTGGATGTATCGGGAGCTTGTGCGGAGTTACCTGCTACGGATGTAGTCGAGTTGGGTGGGCAGCTGTTTTATCTCGTGCACTCGGTGCATGATCTGGATATCAATGCCAAGGCGGCGGGCGTGGCGATGGTGGTGAGCGGGCACTCGCATAAGGCCAAGGTTGAGGTGAAGGATGGCGTGGTTTACTTCAATCCGGGGAGTGCGGGGCCGAGGCGGTTTTCGCTGCCGGTGACCGTGGGTTTTGTGACGGTGGACGATGGGGTTGAGGCCAGCGTGATGGAACTTTCAGCAGGTTGA
- a CDS encoding ABC transporter permease, with protein MRRQPLAAVGIALLAVFVLCAVFAPWLAPQDPAQLNLTGRLMGPSAAHWFGTDELGRDILSRTLFGARISLVVAVSVVGLSLAVGLVAGGLAGFYGGWTDTVVNIYVTNAFLALPGILLAIAFVAFMGPGLGNVILALAISGWVGYARLVRAQVMAVKEREFVEAARALGATDFRIMTRHILPNILQPLIVQAAIGMAGAVLAEATLSFLGLGVPPPAASWGSMLNDARSHLFDSPHLVFFPAVAVMLCVLSFNFIGDALRDYLDPRTRPGVGL; from the coding sequence GTGAGAAGGCAGCCGCTGGCGGCGGTGGGGATCGCGCTGCTGGCGGTTTTTGTGTTGTGTGCGGTGTTTGCGCCATGGCTGGCTCCGCAGGATCCGGCGCAGTTGAACCTGACGGGCAGGCTGATGGGGCCTTCAGCAGCGCATTGGTTTGGAACGGACGAGTTGGGGCGGGATATTTTGTCGCGGACGCTCTTTGGGGCGAGAATCTCCCTCGTCGTGGCTGTGAGTGTTGTGGGGTTGTCGCTGGCGGTGGGGTTGGTGGCTGGTGGGCTCGCAGGATTTTATGGCGGATGGACCGATACGGTAGTGAATATCTATGTGACGAATGCATTTTTGGCGCTGCCGGGAATCTTGCTGGCGATTGCGTTTGTCGCGTTCATGGGGCCGGGGCTGGGCAATGTGATTCTGGCGCTGGCGATCTCGGGTTGGGTGGGGTATGCGCGGCTGGTGCGGGCGCAGGTGATGGCGGTGAAGGAGCGGGAGTTTGTGGAGGCAGCGCGTGCTCTGGGGGCAACTGATTTTCGCATCATGACGCGGCATATCCTTCCGAATATTCTGCAGCCGCTGATTGTGCAGGCTGCGATTGGCATGGCGGGAGCGGTGCTGGCGGAGGCTACGTTGAGCTTTCTGGGGCTGGGGGTTCCGCCGCCTGCGGCTAGTTGGGGGTCGATGCTGAATGATGCACGGTCACATCTCTTTGACTCGCCGCATCTGGTGTTCTTCCCTGCTGTTGCGGTGATGCTGTGTGTGCTCTCGTTCAACTTTATCGGGGATGCGTTGCGGGATTATCTGGATCCGCGGACGCGGCCTGGAGTTGGGCTGTAA
- a CDS encoding glycoside hydrolase family 1 protein translates to MNRRKFLSSSLATAGSALLASRAASARTAAGTYAAQAQIPGAVAPAAIDSARFPDGFIWGIATAAYQVEGAWNLDGKGESNWDRFAHTIGKVKGAATADVPCDQYHHYKEDVAILKRLNLKSYRFSTAWSRIQPTGTGQVNQKGIDYYSRLVDALLEANIRPFCTIYHWDLPQALEDRGGWPNRDLASYYADYAGILAKHLGDRINTWAPFNMPWTFTYYGYGNGVFPPCKSDFNQFLKAAHTVNLAQGEAFRSIKAASSKATVGSAYGMAPAYPKTDSEADVAATARYHAMNNLYFLNPAMHGEYPKAFLGATPYEAMGFRPGDEKIMKIPLDWVGFHYYTRRVVSNAAGPSSSGTGGHFGTEVEGEQGTSARDPLTQIHVEMPTEGPLTEAGLEIWPRGIYDLVTQISREYNHPIIEISENGCCYLDAPDQAGHVPDQRRTAFHQQILAELARAITDGAKVRAYHAWSLVDNFEWSEGYTQRYGLTYVDFRTQKRTIKDSGLWYGRVAAANRLNV, encoded by the coding sequence ATGAATCGTCGCAAATTCCTCAGTAGCTCACTCGCCACTGCCGGCAGCGCACTCCTCGCAAGCCGGGCTGCCTCCGCAAGAACGGCCGCAGGCACCTACGCCGCTCAAGCGCAGATCCCCGGAGCAGTAGCACCCGCAGCGATCGACAGCGCACGCTTTCCCGATGGATTTATTTGGGGCATAGCCACCGCCGCCTATCAAGTCGAAGGTGCGTGGAACCTCGATGGAAAGGGCGAATCCAACTGGGATCGCTTCGCTCACACCATCGGCAAGGTCAAAGGTGCCGCCACCGCCGACGTCCCCTGCGACCAGTATCACCACTACAAAGAAGACGTCGCCATCCTCAAGCGCCTCAACCTCAAAAGCTATCGCTTCTCCACAGCCTGGTCGCGCATTCAACCCACCGGCACAGGCCAGGTCAATCAAAAGGGAATCGACTACTACAGCCGCCTCGTCGACGCCCTCCTCGAAGCCAACATCCGTCCCTTCTGCACCATCTATCACTGGGATCTGCCGCAAGCGCTTGAAGACCGCGGCGGTTGGCCCAATCGCGATCTTGCCTCCTACTACGCCGACTATGCTGGCATCCTCGCCAAACATCTCGGTGACCGAATCAACACCTGGGCTCCTTTCAACATGCCTTGGACCTTCACCTACTACGGCTATGGCAACGGCGTCTTTCCACCCTGCAAATCCGACTTCAATCAATTCCTGAAGGCCGCCCACACGGTAAATCTCGCGCAGGGCGAGGCGTTCCGCTCCATCAAGGCAGCATCCTCCAAAGCCACCGTAGGCAGCGCCTACGGTATGGCTCCCGCCTACCCAAAGACCGACAGCGAAGCCGATGTCGCTGCGACCGCGCGCTACCACGCGATGAACAACCTCTACTTCCTCAACCCCGCCATGCACGGCGAATACCCAAAGGCCTTCCTCGGCGCAACGCCCTACGAAGCAATGGGCTTCCGTCCTGGTGACGAGAAGATCATGAAGATCCCACTGGACTGGGTTGGTTTTCACTACTACACGCGCCGCGTCGTATCGAACGCAGCCGGGCCCTCTTCATCCGGCACCGGTGGCCACTTCGGCACCGAAGTGGAAGGCGAACAGGGAACATCCGCCCGCGATCCCCTGACCCAGATCCACGTCGAAATGCCCACCGAAGGCCCACTCACCGAGGCCGGCCTTGAGATATGGCCTCGCGGCATCTACGACCTCGTCACGCAGATCTCGCGCGAATACAATCACCCCATCATCGAGATCAGCGAAAACGGCTGCTGCTATCTCGATGCACCCGACCAAGCCGGTCACGTCCCGGACCAGCGCCGCACCGCCTTTCACCAGCAAATCCTCGCAGAACTGGCCCGCGCCATCACCGATGGAGCGAAAGTTCGCGCCTATCACGCGTGGAGCCTCGTGGATAACTTCGAGTGGTCCGAAGGCTACACCCAACGCTATGGCCTCACCTACGTAGACTTCCGCACGCAGAAGCGAACTATAAAAGACTCCGGCCTTTGGTACGGTCGAGTCGCCGCTGCGAATCGCCTCAATGTGTAA
- a CDS encoding NAD-dependent epimerase/dehydratase family protein, whose translation MQLKGQKAVVCGGGGFIGGHLVQSLLRNGVEVIRAVDIKPIDEWYQVSKDVETLQLDLKDKESCLKTAAGANVIFQLAADMGGMGFIENNKALCMLSVLTNTHMLMAARDKGVERFFYSSSACVYNAEKQTNPNVVALKEEDAYPALPEDGYGWEKLFSERMCRHFEEDYGLQSRVARYHNVYGPLGTWTGGREKAPAAVCRKVIEAKHSGKHEIEIWGDGKQTRSFMYIDDCTKGTQMIAESDIHEPLNLGSDELVTINQLVDIAEEIAGVKLKRNYKLDAPKGVNGRNSDNTLIQQKLNWSPSIKLREGLAKTYAWIEEEMLAAKPLAAATR comes from the coding sequence ATGCAGCTCAAAGGACAAAAAGCAGTCGTCTGTGGTGGCGGCGGATTCATCGGCGGCCATCTCGTACAGAGCCTGCTTCGCAATGGCGTCGAGGTGATACGCGCCGTCGACATCAAACCCATCGACGAGTGGTATCAGGTCTCCAAGGATGTCGAAACCCTCCAGCTTGACCTGAAGGACAAAGAAAGCTGCCTCAAGACAGCCGCTGGCGCCAACGTCATCTTCCAGCTCGCCGCCGACATGGGTGGCATGGGCTTCATCGAAAACAACAAAGCTCTCTGCATGTTGAGCGTCCTCACCAACACCCACATGCTCATGGCCGCACGCGACAAGGGCGTCGAGCGCTTCTTCTACTCCTCCTCCGCCTGCGTCTACAACGCGGAAAAGCAGACCAACCCCAACGTTGTCGCACTCAAAGAAGAAGACGCCTACCCAGCGCTTCCCGAAGATGGCTACGGCTGGGAGAAACTCTTCTCCGAGCGCATGTGCCGCCACTTTGAAGAGGACTACGGCCTGCAGTCCCGCGTCGCCCGCTACCACAACGTCTACGGCCCCCTCGGCACATGGACCGGCGGCCGCGAAAAAGCTCCCGCCGCTGTCTGCCGCAAGGTCATCGAGGCCAAACACTCTGGCAAGCACGAGATCGAGATCTGGGGCGACGGCAAACAGACCCGCTCCTTCATGTACATCGACGACTGCACCAAGGGCACACAGATGATCGCAGAGAGCGACATCCACGAGCCACTCAACCTCGGCTCCGACGAACTCGTCACCATTAACCAGCTCGTCGACATCGCGGAAGAGATCGCCGGCGTCAAGCTCAAGCGCAATTACAAACTCGACGCCCCCAAGGGCGTCAACGGCCGCAACAGCGACAACACGCTCATCCAGCAAAAGCTCAACTGGTCACCCTCGATCAAACTCCGCGAAGGTCTCGCCAAGACCTACGCCTGGATCGAGGAAGAGATGCTCGCCGCCAAACCCCTCGCAGCCGCCACACGTTAG